A region from the Fusarium musae strain F31 chromosome 1, whole genome shotgun sequence genome encodes:
- the PAB1 gene encoding Protein phosphatase PP2A regulatory subunit B (BUSCO:EOG09261MG9), with amino-acid sequence MVDSETNSPTWKFTQCFGDKGDVEDITEADIISTVEFDHTGNYLATGDKGGRVVLFERNETKKTCEYKFHTEFQSHEPEFDYLKSLEIEEKINKIKWCRRQNASHYLLSTNDKTIKLWKVFEKSLKVVAENNLSHDVTPGSIAGGGGAPKPLPSHQFKNAADLKLPRLTHHDTVVAAVPRRTYANAHAYHINSISVNSDGETFISSDDLRINLWNLNIQDQSFNIVDIKPANMEELTEVITAAEFHPMSCNWFMYASSKGTIKLADMRESALCDQHAKLFEQEEDPSSRSFFSEIISSISDVRFSHDGRYILSRDYLTVKIWDINMERQPVKTIPIHEHLRPRLCDTYENDSIFDKFEVVFSGDAKNVMTGSYNNNFMIYPSDPEKEVEVVLQADKSAFKAKKVGVPTPINASTSPTATNGKKSGSRAGSPGGQGQRMRKETDADQIDFNKKILHMSWHPFEDSIAIAATNNLFVFSAL; translated from the exons ATGGTTGATAGCGAGACAAATTCGCCCACGTGGAAGTTCACGCA GTGTTTTGGTGACAAGGGCGATGTTGAGGACATCACCGAAG CTGATATCATCTCGACGGTTGAGTTCGACCATACCGGAAACTATCTCGCTACTGGCGACAAGGGAGGTAGAGTAGTGCTCTTCGAACGAAACGAGACG AAAAAAACCTGCGAGTACAAGTTTCACACCGAGTTTCAGTCGCATGAGCCCGAATTCGACTATTTGAAGTCCCTTgagatcgaggagaagatcaacaagataAAGTGGTGCAGGCGACAAAACGCTTCACACTATCTGTTGTCTACCAATGACAAGACAATCAAGCTATGGAAGGTGTTCGAGAAGTCGCTCAAGGTTGTGGCGGAGAACAATCTCTCTCACGATGTAACTCCTGGGAGCATTGCAGGTGGTGGCGGTGCTCCCAAGCCTTTACCGTCTCATCAGTTTAAGAACGCCGCCGACCTAAAGCTGCCTCGGCTCACACATCATGACACAGTGGTTGCCGCCGTGCCACGCCGGACATACGCCAACGCTCATGCCTATCATATCAACAGCATCTCGGTGAACAGTGACGGGGAGACCTTCATCAGCAGCGATGACTTGCGAATCAACCTCTGGAACCTCAATATTCAGGACCAAagcttcaacatcgttgACATCAAGCCTGCCAATATGGAGGAACTTACTGAAGTGATCACAGCAGCCGAATTCCACCCCATGAGCTGCAACTGGTTCATGTATGCCAGCTCTAAGGGCACCATCAAGCTTGCTGACATGCGAGAGAGTGCTCTATGCGACCAGCATGCGAAAC TATtcgagcaagaagaagaccccTCGTCGCGATCCTTCTTTTCCGAAATCATCTCCTCTATCTCAGACGTCCGGTTCTCACATGACGGCCGATACATCTTATCTCGCGATTACCTCACCGTAAAGATTTGGGATATCAACATGGAGCGACAGCCTGTAAAGACGATACCGATCCACGAGCATCTCCGACCACGATTGTGTGACACATACGAGAACGATAGTATATTCGACAAGTTTGAAGTTGTTTTCTCTGGTGATGCGAAGAATGTTATGACGGGCAGTTATAATAACAATTTCATGATCTATCCTTCAGACCCTGAAAAGGAGGTCGAGGTGGTCCTTCAGGCGGACAAGTCGGCTTTCAAGGCGAAGAAGGTTGGTGTGCCCACACCAATCAACGCTTCGACAAGCCCAACAGCCACCAATGGCAAAAAGAGTGGTTCTAGGGCTGGCAGTCCAGGCGGTCAGGGCCAGCGAATGCGTAAGGAGACAGACGCGGACCAGATCGatttcaacaagaagatcctGCACATGAGTTGGCATCCCTTCGAGGACAGCATTGCAATTGCAGCTACGAACAAT CTCTTTGTCTTCTCGGCACTCTAG
- a CDS encoding hypothetical protein (EggNog:ENOG41) has product MDNENRQQPKAQQQNEESAKSKGKATDNDSGMPDSIASRLRASGRLALHAFGTGPDISGQRPDGKASASGSSITGINSSSTGEASSHRLRSTAPGESLHSQANFVSGASAEAFDAFFSADSKLEIEDASQYGRLPNQTHHVPSTPSAILEQEKMDGAAVVNLLDDSSGALDGVLLGAHDPDAVDEGLTPEAATKLREALFTAGSAFPGFSWDDLLNFNPEFLDQAGPEADFERQLHFGTTSADEVRNSYLDQWDKVLNGYTEYVWGDLEPLITEARREIVEVKNQGLDAVPQTKALDRLRQILGHVRGF; this is encoded by the coding sequence ATGGACAACGAAAACAGACAACAACCGAAAGCACAACAACAAAACGAGGAATCTGCAAAATCGAAAGGCAAGGCCACAGATAACGATTCTGGAATGCCTGACTCCATCGCCAGCAGACTTCGGGCTTCTGGCAGACTTGCTCTCCATGCTTTCGGAACAGGTCCAGATATAAGTGGCCAGAGACCAGATGGAAAAGCTAGCGCCAGTGGCAGCAGCATTACTGGGATAAACTCATCTAGTACGGGCGAAGCATCATCGCACAGGTTGCGCTCAACAGCTCCTGGTGAATCGCTACACTCCCAGGCAAATTTTGTTTCTGGTGCATCGGCGGAAGCATTTGACGCCTTCTTCAGTGCCGACTCCAAGTTAGAGATTGAGGATGCCAGTCAATATGGGAGGCTCCCAAACCAAACTCACCATGTACCATCTACGCCAAGCGCTATTCTGGAGcaagagaagatggatggCGCTGCTGTAGTCAACCTACTTGATGATTCATCTGGGGCacttgatggtgttttgctCGGAGCTCATGATCCGGACGCCGTAGATGAGGGCCTTACCCCAGAGGCGGCTACCAAGCTGAGAGAAGCCCTCTTCACTGCAGGTTCGGCTTTCCCTGGCTTTAGCTGGGATGACTTACTCAACTTTAACCCCGAGTTTCTTGATCAGGCAGGACCTGAAGCAGATTTCGAACGGCAGCTTCACTTTGGTACAACGAGTGCCGACGAAGTGAGGAATAGCTACCTTGACCAATGGGACAAGGTGTTAAATGGGTATACAGAGTATGTCTGGGGGGATTTAGAACCTCTGATAACTGAAGCTCGAAGAGAAATCGTGGAAGTTAAGAATCAAGGTCTTGATGCTGTGCCTCAGACAAAGGCACTGGACCGGTTACGACAGATTTTGGGTCATGTCCGAGGGTTTTGA